CGCAGTGTTGAGCCCGTAAGTCCAGTTATTTTCGTCATCAAATGCACCATTAACCCCAAGCTGAGTAGAGCCAAATTTTTCGTTATTAAACGTTGTATTTGATGTTAGTGTCGTGCTTCGGCTATCACCATAATAAAGAGGAAGATTAATATTTAAGCTAATACGATCATCTTTCTTTCCATTATTATTATTGTCCGAATAAACACGCATAAAGTTAATAGAATAAGAAACTCGTTGAAATTGATTGTTATAGCTAAATTGATATTGCTTTTCCGTTCCTGAACGTTCCCAATAACTAGAGATACGCCCAGTAAAATAAAGTCCCCCAAACCCTTCAGGCAGATTTTGGTTTACCGTATAGCTAAAACCATTCTTTTCGCGCCATCTGTTATTTGCAATACCACGTTTATCATAATCAATTGCATATAATGCATCGTTTACATTGAAGTAATCTTTCGTTGAATAACGATATGCAGCTAGCGAGATATTCGTATCTGTTTCAGTAATTAAACGGTTAAACGTTACTCGGTAACTTTGACCATTATCAGTACGGTGTTTTAATGCTGTTCGTGATTGTGTAACGTCAACTGCAACAGCACCAATACCCGTATTTACACCCGTCCCAATTAAATAGGCTTGATAATCATCAAACGCAGTCACTCCACCATAGAGTGAAAAGGTATTATTTAAGCCATGTTGAATTGTTCCCTGCACAATATACGGGCGATTATGCAAACCATCAGTATCTGATTTCCCCGCAGCGACTTGGTAACGAGTAAACCCTGGGCGTAACAGTTGTGCTAACGATGAATAAGGCACGCTAAAGCTACTTTCACTACCATCTGCTTCTTTCACCGTAACATTTAAATCATTACCGTAACCCGATGGATAAACATCGTTCAATACAAACGGTCCGGGTGGTACTGAGGTTTGATAAATAATGGAACCGTTCTGACTAACCGTCACCAATGCATTACTTTGTGCGACACCACGAATTTCGGGTGCATATGATGTCATTCCATCTGGATACATGCTGTCATCAGTAGCAATTCTTGCCCCGCGTAACCCAATACTGTCAAAAAGATCACCATCCGTATAAAACTGGCCGGCAGTCACTTTTGATTTGATATCAGCAATCGGCTTTTGCAGATAGGTTTGGTTACTGTTCCAACTCGTACTTCCTGAACGCTGCCAACTTAAATTACCAATATGTTTTAGTAACCAGCCATCAACCGATAAACCTGCATTAAGTCCTAAATAAGCACTGGCATCATTTTGACCTTGAGAACCGCTAGTATGGCTATCATAATAATTGGCCATATACGCTAAATTTAACGCAGGAATACCTTTTTCCCAAAATTGCGGAGCGACATAACCACGTGATAAACGCTGCTCGTAAATTTGTGGAACTGAAATATCTAGACGTAGGTTCGAAGAACTGAAAGTATCGTTTACGTCCTTCATTGCATTCCACTCATTCAACGGGGAACAAGTAGACTCTTGCGCATTCAATTGCGGATTTAATTTTTCTGAATTAACGCCAAAATTACTCAACATAGCGGGTGTATAACAGACACCTAATTTGCCATCTTTTTGCTGAACAACATTTAAATCATAGCGACCTTTCCAATTACCGTTAGTATATACATCAACAGAGTACTTACCTTCACTGATTGCAGTCGTGTTGAAGCGTTCTAAATCAACATTATCTTTGCTGCCTACTATGAACCCACTATTAAATTCGTAGGTTGTGCCTTCAGCACTCCATGCATAAAATGTTGGCATCATACATACGGTGACGAAGCAGGTCACAGAGAGTGTATTGCTATATTTATTTATTAACTCTCGCTGTTTCATTTTTCTATCCTATTTAGCAGTCGTTTTTACTGCTATATCCGCACCGTAATCATTGATATTGTTCAAAACAACACTTTCACCTGCTCTAATTGCTTTTTTCAATACCACTGACGTTTGACTTTTAGGTGCTAACATTACCGCCTTATCCGTTAATCCATTTTTGCCATCGGTTGAAATTTTTGTAATGGTAATAAAAAATGGCGTAGGATTATTAATAGTCAGATTATTGCCATTAGCATTCACAACTAATTGTTCTGGTGCTAATTCGCGACTACCTAACCCAACAGGGCGATAGATAAATTTAAATCGAGAACGAATTGCTAGCTGTAAGAAGTTTTGATCTTCCTTTCCTGCTGTTTTTACTGTTGGTGGAATATCTAAGATATTCAGCCACCACAAACTTTCCTTATCTTGTGGGATCCCATTTTTATCCATCAATTTAATGCG
This portion of the Providencia manganoxydans genome encodes:
- a CDS encoding fimbria/pilus outer membrane usher protein; the protein is MKQRELINKYSNTLSVTCFVTVCMMPTFYAWSAEGTTYEFNSGFIVGSKDNVDLERFNTTAISEGKYSVDVYTNGNWKGRYDLNVVQQKDGKLGVCYTPAMLSNFGVNSEKLNPQLNAQESTCSPLNEWNAMKDVNDTFSSSNLRLDISVPQIYEQRLSRGYVAPQFWEKGIPALNLAYMANYYDSHTSGSQGQNDASAYLGLNAGLSVDGWLLKHIGNLSWQRSGSTSWNSNQTYLQKPIADIKSKVTAGQFYTDGDLFDSIGLRGARIATDDSMYPDGMTSYAPEIRGVAQSNALVTVSQNGSIIYQTSVPPGPFVLNDVYPSGYGNDLNVTVKEADGSESSFSVPYSSLAQLLRPGFTRYQVAAGKSDTDGLHNRPYIVQGTIQHGLNNTFSLYGGVTAFDDYQAYLIGTGVNTGIGAVAVDVTQSRTALKHRTDNGQSYRVTFNRLITETDTNISLAAYRYSTKDYFNVNDALYAIDYDKRGIANNRWREKNGFSYTVNQNLPEGFGGLYFTGRISSYWERSGTEKQYQFSYNNQFQRVSYSINFMRVYSDNNNNGKKDDRISLNINLPLYYGDSRSTTLTSNTTFNNEKFGSTQLGVNGAFDDENNWTYGLNTAAANGGEYSVAMNTGYRSPYVNTNANYSQGQGYRQYGLGANGSVVIHSGGVVLTPNTSATMALIEAEGAEGASITSAPGVRVNKGGYALAPYVRPYRINNIEIDPKGSPEDIVFNNTAEQVVPYEGSIVKVKFGTKVERNRTFNVVRLDKKPMPFGAEVTNQQGESIGVVGQGGTVFISNEEAKNAYVKWDNGQCVFSLEAGTSKDSVCR
- a CDS encoding molecular chaperone produces the protein MKAIVLFFCFVFSASSLANNIIVNGTRFIYPGNEKEITVQLNNTADRPAVAQAWLDTGDASETPDTIKTPFQITPPISRLDAKGGQTLRIKLMDKNGIPQDKESLWWLNILDIPPTVKTAGKEDQNFLQLAIRSRFKFIYRPVGLGSRELAPEQLVVNANGNNLTINNPTPFFITITKISTDGKNGLTDKAVMLAPKSQTSVVLKKAIRAGESVVLNNINDYGADIAVKTTAK